The Humulus lupulus chromosome 4, drHumLupu1.1, whole genome shotgun sequence genome has a window encoding:
- the LOC133830849 gene encoding proteasome subunit beta type-1-like, producing the protein MNKQHANWSPYDNNGISCVALAGADYCVIVADTRMSTGYNVLTRDYSKICKLADISMMASSGFQVDVRALQKQLDAKHLIYQHQHNKQMSCPAMAQLLSNTLYYKRVFPYYSFNVLGGLDNEGKGCVFTYDVVGSYEKVGYSSQGSGSTLIILVLDKRLKAPSPLLLPAQDAVTPLSEAEAIDLVKIVFVAATERDVYTGDRVEIVILNANGIRREHMELRKD; encoded by the coding sequence ATGAACAAGCAACACGCTAACTGGTCCCCCTACGACAATAATGGCATATCATGTGTGGCACTCGCGGGAGCCGATTACTGTGTGATCGTCGCCGATACTCGAATGTCGACCGGTTATAATGTTCTTACCCGGGATTACTCGAAAATCTGCAAACTAGCTGATATATCCATGATGGCTTCATCTGGTTTTCAAGTTGATGTTAGAGCTTTACAGAAGCAATTGGATGCTAAACATTTGATTTATCAACATCAACATAACAAACAAATGAGCTGCCCTGCTATGGCCCAATTGTTGTCAAACACTCTCTACTACAAACGTGTTTTTCCTTACTACTCATTCAATGTTTTAGGTGGTCTCGATAACGAAGGCAAGGGTTGTGTCTTCACATACGATGTTGTTGGTTCCTATGAGAAGGTTGGATATAGCTCTCAAGGTTCTGGTTCAACACTTATCATTCTTGTTTTGGATAAGCGTCTAAAGGCTCCTAGCCCTCTTCTATTGCCTGCTCAGGATGCTGTCACTCCACTTTCTGAAGCAGAAGCAATTGATTTGGTGAAAATAGTTTTTGTTGCTGCAACTGAGAGAGATGTATACACTGGAGACAGGGTTGAAATTGTCATCCTTAATGCTAATGGTATACGACGTGAACATATGGAACTCAGGAAAGATTAA